The Elgaria multicarinata webbii isolate HBS135686 ecotype San Diego chromosome 1, rElgMul1.1.pri, whole genome shotgun sequence genome has a window encoding:
- the CRTAP gene encoding cartilage-associated protein has product MWRRRQLLVAALCLLSAAARAQYERYSFRSFPRDELMPLESAYRYGLDQYTNENWPESVSYLEVSLRFYRLLRDSEAFCHLNCSSVRMEEDEKASADSQGPLPPDRFDGFPELRFFADLLRRAQCLKRCKQGLPAFRQSQPSREVLEEFQRREPYKFLQFAYFKANNFPKAIAAAHTFLLKHPDDEMMQRNMAYYKSLPDAEDYIKDLETKSYENLFVRAVRAYNGENWKTSITDMELALPDFYKAYDDCIGACEVSREITDFKEFYLSVADHYIEVLECKLKCELDLTPVIGGYVVEKFVATMYHYLQFAYYKLNDLKNAAPCVASYMLFDQKDEVMKQNLVYYQYHKDKWGLTDEDFQPRPEAAQYYNITTLQKEMYEFAKEHVMDDDEGEVVEYLDELLEVDGGMQ; this is encoded by the exons atgtggcggcgccggcagctgCTGGTGGCCGCGCTCTGCCTGCTCTCAGCCGCGGCGAGGGCTCAGTATGAGCGCTACAGCTTCAGGAGCTTCCCGCGCGACGAGCTGATGCCCTTGGAGTCCGCCTACCGCTACGGCCTGGACCAGTACACCAACGAGAACTGGCCCGAGAGCGTCAGCTACCTGGAGGTGAGCTTGAGGTTTTACCGCCTCCTGCGGGACAGCGAGGCCTTCTGCCACCTCAACTGCAGCTCCGTGCGCATGGAGGAGGACGAGAAGGCCAGCGCCGATAGCCAGGGGCCACTGCCGCCCGACCGCTTCGACGGCTTCCCAGAGCTGCGTTTCTTCGCGGACTTGCTGCGCAGAGCGCAGTGCCTCAAGCGCTGCAAGCAAGGGCTGCCGGCCTTCCGCCAGTCCCAGCCCAGCCGGGAAGTGCTCGAGGAATTCCAGCGCCGCGAGCCCTACAAGTTCCTGCAGTTCGCCTACTTCAAG GCAAATAACTTTCCAAAAGCCATTGCAGCAGCACACACATTTCTTCTGAAACATCCTGATGATGAGATGATGCAAAGGAATATGGCATACTACAAAAGCTTGCCTGATGCTGAAGACTATATTAAAGATTTAGAAACGAAATCATATGAG AATTTATTTGTCCGGGCAGTAAGAGCATACAATGGAGAAAACTGGAAGACGTCCATCACAGATATGGAGCTGGCACTGCCCGATTTCTACAAAGCCTATGATGATTGTATAGGTGCCTGTGAAGTCTCCCGAGAGATCACAGATTTTAAGGAGTTCTACCTGTCTGTAGCAG ATCACTACATTGAAGTTCTTGAGTGCAAACTGAAGTGTGAACTTGATCTGACACCTGTCATAGGAGGCTACGTTGTGGAGAAATTCGTTGCAACTATGTACCACTACTTGCAATTTGCCTATTATAAAT TGAATGATTTGAAGAATGCAGCACCGTGCGTTGCCAGCTACATGCTCTTTGACCAGAAAGACGAAGTCATGAAACAGAATCTTGTCTATTATCAATATCACAAAGACAAGTGGGGACTCACAGATGAAGACTTCCAGCCTAGACCT GAAGCAGCGCAATATTACAACATAACAACACTTCAGAAAGAAATGTATGAATTCGCAAAAGAGCATGTGATGGATGATGATGAA GGTGAAGTAGTAGAATACCTTGATGAACTCCTGGAAGTGGATGGTGGAATGCAATGA